From a region of the Heliangelus exortis chromosome 19, bHelExo1.hap1, whole genome shotgun sequence genome:
- the LOC139805352 gene encoding uncharacterized protein isoform X4: MEREEKARSQTTKGQPLLKKRLLVRLKEVGHRQQPAVLQGGSQGQVSPLDGDRLPELPCPNNSQAKATGRHHVHSGSLVGRATEEETACQPCRLPLLRQDVAPGHALTAQPSGAASTCSQKPRPPPAARSAPLRGGRDKAASTCCKLPHLPAAPSTSSSSTSSYKAASTCCKLPPLPAATLATGRNTASSAATSGRQEVVSSARGTWGDRGTSARVESWKPALHSPGASAPAGKGTAWHIPNEPQHKVFTGRWGCCKQPAAQQDRAIPRRAEEVWAADRERPLPDPHRRGSTGVACSTPAPASFERDAGPARCGQTARRLSERLTVRVRCQPHSRVSADHGAAADRLTIRSVHTEHLEDQERSCPAQTSAASRQRQQGGLEARQLWRQESEEQQVLLTESWRLSVRSRRTCRVSLKVCQPEARRRELLHDVTSREDMLEWMEAPGPSQQEVWARGRTFLPVLDNKAGDLEQEGEEDSDRDDIIWPSSQDFFQDLSFVPQEESSSSSIMGTESEEQEDNYQHSTYESLEFTGVEPAASAGAGALGKEGHHLPLAPVAQQEAKAPASLAFSELDTAVEAESLAPVPSSPTQDDVALADTDHFIVGDAAEKAVLVTEGPDQQHTSGAEAEGLAPEASRSTDGDLAQVDTDHFMVRESVAKAVLGTEGQDQQDSTGEAESLAPEASRSTDGDLAQVDTDHFMVRESVAKAVLGTEGQDQQDSTGEAESLAPEASRSTDGDLAQVDTDHFMVRESVAKAVLGTEGPDQQDTSGAEAEGLAPVPSSPTQDDVALADTDHFIVGDAVEKAVLVTGGPDQQHTSGAEAEGLAPEASRSTDGDLAQVDTDHFMVRESVAKAVLGTEGQDQQDSTGEAESLAPEASRSTDGDLAQVDTDHFMVRESVAKAVLGTEGPDQQDTSGAEAEGLAPVPSSPTQDDVALADTDHFIVGDAVEKAVLVTGGPDQQHTSGAEAEGLAPEASRSTDGDLAQVDTDHFMVRESVAKAVLGTEGQDQQDSTGEAESLAPEASRSTDGDLAQVDTDHFMVRESVAKAVLGTEGPDQQDTSGAEAEGLAPVPSSPTQDDVALADTDHFIVGDAVEKAVLVTGGPDQQHTSGAEAEGLAPEASRSTDGDLAQVDTDHFMVRESVAKAVLGTEGQDQQDSTGEAESLAPVPSRAKDDDLAPVDAHQFVVREFVARAALVTRGSGQHSTEQQDLVEDMGQQAEPSTAFGSWVAREAEGTSSALRKRFSLFRRVSRGVRRAFQFFRRAHRRQEPSSPAITGGVPGGGHQP, translated from the exons atggagagagaggagaaggccCGCTCCCAGACCACCAAGGGGCAACCgctcctgaagaagaggctCTTGGTGAGGCTCAAG GAGGTGGGCCACAGGCAGcaaccagcagtgctgcagggtggCAGCCAGGGCCAGGTCTCGCCCCTTGATGGGGACAGActgccagagctgccctgccccAACAACTCTCAAGCCAAGGCCACGGGGAGACACCACGTCCAC TCGGGCAGCCTGGTAGGCAGGGCGACAGAGGAGGAGACAGCTTGCCAGCCATGCCGGCTGCCTCTCCTCAGGCAGGATGTGGCACCCGGGCATGCACTCACAGCTCAGccctcaggagctgccagcacttGCTCTCAGAAGCCACGTCCCCCTCCCGCTGCACGCTCCGCACCTTTACGTGGGGGCAGAGACAAGGCTGCCAGCACCTGCTGCAAGCTGCCCCATCTGCCAGCTGCCCCCTCTACATCATCTTCTTCCACAAGCAGTTACAAGGCTGCCAGCACCTGCTGCaagctgcctcctctgccagcagcaaccCTTGCCACAGGCAGAAACACAGCCAGCAGCGCTGCAACCAGCGGCCGCCAAGAGGTTGTCTCCTCTGCCCGGGGCACATGGGGTGACCGGGGCACATCTGCCAGGGTGGAGAGCTGGAAGCCtgccctgcacagccctggagcctctgccccagctggaaaggGGACAGCCTGGCACATCCCCAATGAGCCCCAGCACAAGGTTTTCACTGGGCGATGGGGATGCtgcaagcagccagcagcacagcaggaccGGGCGATAccaagaagagcagaggaagtCTGGGCAGCTGACAGAGAACGTCCCTTGCCTGATCCCCACAGACGTGGGAGCACTGGTGTTGCCTGCAGCACCCCTGCGCCAGCTTCCTTCGAGAGGGACGCGGGACCAGCACGCTGTGGACAAACGGCACGACGTCTCTCAGAAAGGTTGACAGTGCGTGTCAGgtgccagccccacagcagggtGTCGGCTGAccatggggctgctgcagaTCGTTTGACCATCCGGTCCGTCCACACGGAGCATCTGGAGGaccaggagaggagctgcccGGCCCAGACCAGCGCAGCCAGCCGGCAGCGTCAGCAGGGTGGCCTGGAGGCCAGGCAGCTCTGGCGGCAGGAGAGCGAGGAGCAGCAGGTCCTCCTGACAGAGTCGTGGCGGCTCAGTGTCAGATCCAGGAGG aCCTGCAGAGTGAGCTTGAAGGTGTGTCAGCCAGAGGCGAGGCGCAGGGAACTCCTGCATGATGTCACCAGCAGAGAGGACATGCTGGAGTGGATGGAAGCCCCCGGACCCAGCCAGCAGGAAGTGTGGGCAAGAGGGAGGACATTCCTGCCAGTGCTGGACAACAAAGCAGGGGACTTagagcaggagggggaagaggacaGTGACAGAGATGACATCATCTGGCCCTCTTCCCAGGACTTCTTTCAAGACCTCAGCTTTGTCCCCCAGGAGGAATCCAGCTCATCCAGCATCATGGGCACAGAGTCTGAAGAACAGGAAGATAATTACCAGCACAGCACATACGAATCCCTGGAGTTCACAGGCGTGGAGCCGGCAGCTTCTGCAGGGGCCGGAGCTCTTGGCAAAGAGGGGCACCACTTGCCTCTGGCTCCTGTGGCACAACAGGAGGCAAAAGCACCAGCTTCTCTTGCCTTTAGTGAGCTCGACACAGCAGTGGAGGCAGAGAGCCTGGCacctgtcccctccagccccacacaAGATGATGTGGCTCTGGCAGACACCGACCACTTCATTGTTGGCGATGCTGCGGAGAAGGCTGTGCTTGTGACAGAGGGACCAGACCAGCAGCACACCAGTGGGGCAGAAGCTGAGGGACTGGCACCTGAGGCCTCCAGGTCCACAGATGGTGATCTGGCTCAAGTGGACACCGACCACTTCATGGTCAGGGAGTCTGTGGCCAAGGCTGTGCttgggacagagggacaagaccagcaggacagcacaggagaagctgagagcCTGGCAC CTGAGGCCTCCAGGTCCACAGATGGTGATCTGGCTCAAGTGGACACCGACCACTTCATGGTCAGGGAGTCTGTGGCCAAGGCTGTGCttgggacagagggacaagaccagcaggacagcacaggagaagctgagagcCTGGCAC CTGAGGCCTCCAGGTCCACAGATGGTGATCTGGCTCAAGTGGACACCGACCACTTCATGGTCAGGGAGTCTGTGGCCAAGGCTGTGCTTGGGACAGAGGGACCAGACCAGCAGGACACCAGTGGGGCAGAAGCTGAGGGACTGGCacctgtcccctccagccccacacaAGATGATGTGGCTCTGGCAGACACCGACCACTTCATTGTTGGCGATGCTGTGGAGAAGGCTGTGCTTGTGACAGGGGGACCAGACCAGCAGCACACCAGTGGGGCAGAAGCTGAGGGACTGGCACCTGAGGCCTCCAGGTCCACAGATGGTGATCTGGCTCAAGTGGACACCGACCACTTCATGGTCAGGGAGTCTGTGGCCAAGGCTGTGCttgggacagagggacaagaccagcaggacagcacaggagaagctgagagcCTGGCAC CTGAGGCCTCCAGGTCCACAGATGGTGATCTGGCTCAAGTGGACACCGACCACTTCATGGTCAGGGAGTCTGTGGCCAAGGCTGTGCTTGGGACAGAGGGACCAGACCAGCAGGACACCAGTGGGGCAGAAGCTGAGGGACTGGCacctgtcccctccagccccacacaAGATGATGTGGCTCTGGCAGACACCGACCACTTCATTGTTGGCGATGCTGTGGAGAAGGCTGTGCTTGTGACAGGGGGACCAGACCAGCAGCACACCAGTGGGGCAGAAGCTGAGGGACTGGCACCTGAGGCCTCCAGGTCCACAGATGGTGATCTGGCTCAAGTGGACACCGACCACTTCATGGTCAGGGAGTCTGTGGCCAAGGCTGTGCttgggacagagggacaagaccagcaggacagcacaggagaagctgagagcCTGGCAC CTGAGGCCTCCAGGTCCACAGATGGTGATCTGGCTCAAGTGGACACCGACCACTTCATGGTCAGGGAGTCTGTGGCCAAGGCTGTGCTTGGGACAGAGGGACCAGACCAGCAGGACACCAGTGGGGCAGAAGCTGAGGGACTGGCacctgtcccctccagccccacacaAGATGATGTGGCTCTGGCAGACACCGACCACTTCATTGTTGGCGATGCTGTGGAGAAGGCTGTGCTTGTGACAGGGGGACCAGACCAGCAGCACACCAGTGGGGCAGAAGCTGAGGGACTGGCACCTGAGGCCTCCAGGTCCACAGATGGTGATCTGGCTCAAGTGGACACCGACCACTTCATGGTCAGGGAGTCTGTGGCCAAGGCTGTGCttgggacagagggacaagaccagcaggacagcacaggagaagctgagagcCTGGCACCTGTCCCCTCCAGGGCCAAAGACGATGATCTGGCTCCGGTGGACGCACACCAGTTCGTTGTCAGGGAGTTTGTGGCCAGGGCTGCGCTTGTGACACGGGGATCAGGCCAGCACTCCACAGAACAGCAAGACCTCGTAGAAGACATGGgccagcaggcagagcccagcacagcctttgGCTCCTGGGTAGCACGAGAGGCTGAAGGGACTTCATCAGCTCTACGGAAACGGTTCTCCCTCTTCAGAAGGGTGTCCAGGGGCGTGCGCAGGGCTTTCCAGTTCTTCCGTAGAGCGCATCGGAGACAGGAACCCAGCTCCCCTGCCATCACCGGGGGGGTTCCTGGAGGTGGCCACCAGCCCTGA
- the LOC139805352 gene encoding uncharacterized protein isoform X6: MEREEKARSQTTKGQPLLKKRLLVRLKSGSLVGRATEEETACQPCRLPLLRQDVAPGHALTAQPSGAASTCSQKPRPPPAARSAPLRGGRDKAASTCCKLPHLPAAPSTSSSSTSSYKAASTCCKLPPLPAATLATGRNTASSAATSGRQEVVSSARGTWGDRGTSARVESWKPALHSPGASAPAGKGTAWHIPNEPQHKVFTGRWGCCKQPAAQQDRAIPRRAEEVWAADRERPLPDPHRRGSTGVACSTPAPASFERDAGPARCGQTARRLSERLTVRVRCQPHSRVSADHGAAADRLTIRSVHTEHLEDQERSCPAQTSAASRQRQQGGLEARQLWRQESEEQQVLLTESWRLSVRSRRTCRVSLKVCQPEARRRELLHDVTSREDMLEWMEAPGPSQQEVWARGRTFLPVLDNKAGDLEQEGEEDSDRDDIIWPSSQDFFQDLSFVPQEESSSSSIMGTESEEQEDNYQHSTYESLEFTGVEPAASAGAGALGKEGHHLPLAPVAQQEAKAPASLAFSELDTAVEAESLAPVPSSPTQDDVALADTDHFIVGDAAEKAVLVTEGPDQQHTSGAEAEGLAPEASRSTDGDLAQVDTDHFMVRESVAKAVLGTEGQDQQDSTGEAESLAPEASRSTDGDLAQVDTDHFMVRESVAKAVLGTEGQDQQDSTGEAESLAPEASRSTDGDLAQVDTDHFMVRESVAKAVLGTEGPDQQDTSGAEAEGLAPVPSSPTQDDVALADTDHFIVGDAVEKAVLVTGGPDQQHTSGAEAEGLAPEASRSTDGDLAQVDTDHFMVRESVAKAVLGTEGQDQQDSTGEAESLAPEASRSTDGDLAQVDTDHFMVRESVAKAVLGTEGPDQQDTSGAEAEGLAPVPSSPTQDDVALADTDHFIVGDAVEKAVLVTGGPDQQHTSGAEAEGLAPEASRSTDGDLAQVDTDHFMVRESVAKAVLGTEGQDQQDSTGEAESLAPEASRSTDGDLAQVDTDHFMVRESVAKAVLGTEGPDQQDTSGAEAEGLAPVPSSPTQDDVALADTDHFIVGDAVEKAVLVTGGPDQQHTSGAEAEGLAPEASRSTDGDLAQVDTDHFMVRESVAKAVLGTEGQDQQDSTGEAESLAPVPSRAKDDDLAPVDAHQFVVREFVARAALVTRGSGQHSTEQQDLVEDMGQQAEPSTAFGSWVAREAEGTSSALRKRFSLFRRVSRGVRRAFQFFRRAHRRQEPSSPAITGGVPGGGHQP, from the exons atggagagagaggagaaggccCGCTCCCAGACCACCAAGGGGCAACCgctcctgaagaagaggctCTTGGTGAGGCTCAAG TCGGGCAGCCTGGTAGGCAGGGCGACAGAGGAGGAGACAGCTTGCCAGCCATGCCGGCTGCCTCTCCTCAGGCAGGATGTGGCACCCGGGCATGCACTCACAGCTCAGccctcaggagctgccagcacttGCTCTCAGAAGCCACGTCCCCCTCCCGCTGCACGCTCCGCACCTTTACGTGGGGGCAGAGACAAGGCTGCCAGCACCTGCTGCAAGCTGCCCCATCTGCCAGCTGCCCCCTCTACATCATCTTCTTCCACAAGCAGTTACAAGGCTGCCAGCACCTGCTGCaagctgcctcctctgccagcagcaaccCTTGCCACAGGCAGAAACACAGCCAGCAGCGCTGCAACCAGCGGCCGCCAAGAGGTTGTCTCCTCTGCCCGGGGCACATGGGGTGACCGGGGCACATCTGCCAGGGTGGAGAGCTGGAAGCCtgccctgcacagccctggagcctctgccccagctggaaaggGGACAGCCTGGCACATCCCCAATGAGCCCCAGCACAAGGTTTTCACTGGGCGATGGGGATGCtgcaagcagccagcagcacagcaggaccGGGCGATAccaagaagagcagaggaagtCTGGGCAGCTGACAGAGAACGTCCCTTGCCTGATCCCCACAGACGTGGGAGCACTGGTGTTGCCTGCAGCACCCCTGCGCCAGCTTCCTTCGAGAGGGACGCGGGACCAGCACGCTGTGGACAAACGGCACGACGTCTCTCAGAAAGGTTGACAGTGCGTGTCAGgtgccagccccacagcagggtGTCGGCTGAccatggggctgctgcagaTCGTTTGACCATCCGGTCCGTCCACACGGAGCATCTGGAGGaccaggagaggagctgcccGGCCCAGACCAGCGCAGCCAGCCGGCAGCGTCAGCAGGGTGGCCTGGAGGCCAGGCAGCTCTGGCGGCAGGAGAGCGAGGAGCAGCAGGTCCTCCTGACAGAGTCGTGGCGGCTCAGTGTCAGATCCAGGAGG aCCTGCAGAGTGAGCTTGAAGGTGTGTCAGCCAGAGGCGAGGCGCAGGGAACTCCTGCATGATGTCACCAGCAGAGAGGACATGCTGGAGTGGATGGAAGCCCCCGGACCCAGCCAGCAGGAAGTGTGGGCAAGAGGGAGGACATTCCTGCCAGTGCTGGACAACAAAGCAGGGGACTTagagcaggagggggaagaggacaGTGACAGAGATGACATCATCTGGCCCTCTTCCCAGGACTTCTTTCAAGACCTCAGCTTTGTCCCCCAGGAGGAATCCAGCTCATCCAGCATCATGGGCACAGAGTCTGAAGAACAGGAAGATAATTACCAGCACAGCACATACGAATCCCTGGAGTTCACAGGCGTGGAGCCGGCAGCTTCTGCAGGGGCCGGAGCTCTTGGCAAAGAGGGGCACCACTTGCCTCTGGCTCCTGTGGCACAACAGGAGGCAAAAGCACCAGCTTCTCTTGCCTTTAGTGAGCTCGACACAGCAGTGGAGGCAGAGAGCCTGGCacctgtcccctccagccccacacaAGATGATGTGGCTCTGGCAGACACCGACCACTTCATTGTTGGCGATGCTGCGGAGAAGGCTGTGCTTGTGACAGAGGGACCAGACCAGCAGCACACCAGTGGGGCAGAAGCTGAGGGACTGGCACCTGAGGCCTCCAGGTCCACAGATGGTGATCTGGCTCAAGTGGACACCGACCACTTCATGGTCAGGGAGTCTGTGGCCAAGGCTGTGCttgggacagagggacaagaccagcaggacagcacaggagaagctgagagcCTGGCAC CTGAGGCCTCCAGGTCCACAGATGGTGATCTGGCTCAAGTGGACACCGACCACTTCATGGTCAGGGAGTCTGTGGCCAAGGCTGTGCttgggacagagggacaagaccagcaggacagcacaggagaagctgagagcCTGGCAC CTGAGGCCTCCAGGTCCACAGATGGTGATCTGGCTCAAGTGGACACCGACCACTTCATGGTCAGGGAGTCTGTGGCCAAGGCTGTGCTTGGGACAGAGGGACCAGACCAGCAGGACACCAGTGGGGCAGAAGCTGAGGGACTGGCacctgtcccctccagccccacacaAGATGATGTGGCTCTGGCAGACACCGACCACTTCATTGTTGGCGATGCTGTGGAGAAGGCTGTGCTTGTGACAGGGGGACCAGACCAGCAGCACACCAGTGGGGCAGAAGCTGAGGGACTGGCACCTGAGGCCTCCAGGTCCACAGATGGTGATCTGGCTCAAGTGGACACCGACCACTTCATGGTCAGGGAGTCTGTGGCCAAGGCTGTGCttgggacagagggacaagaccagcaggacagcacaggagaagctgagagcCTGGCAC CTGAGGCCTCCAGGTCCACAGATGGTGATCTGGCTCAAGTGGACACCGACCACTTCATGGTCAGGGAGTCTGTGGCCAAGGCTGTGCTTGGGACAGAGGGACCAGACCAGCAGGACACCAGTGGGGCAGAAGCTGAGGGACTGGCacctgtcccctccagccccacacaAGATGATGTGGCTCTGGCAGACACCGACCACTTCATTGTTGGCGATGCTGTGGAGAAGGCTGTGCTTGTGACAGGGGGACCAGACCAGCAGCACACCAGTGGGGCAGAAGCTGAGGGACTGGCACCTGAGGCCTCCAGGTCCACAGATGGTGATCTGGCTCAAGTGGACACCGACCACTTCATGGTCAGGGAGTCTGTGGCCAAGGCTGTGCttgggacagagggacaagaccagcaggacagcacaggagaagctgagagcCTGGCAC CTGAGGCCTCCAGGTCCACAGATGGTGATCTGGCTCAAGTGGACACCGACCACTTCATGGTCAGGGAGTCTGTGGCCAAGGCTGTGCTTGGGACAGAGGGACCAGACCAGCAGGACACCAGTGGGGCAGAAGCTGAGGGACTGGCacctgtcccctccagccccacacaAGATGATGTGGCTCTGGCAGACACCGACCACTTCATTGTTGGCGATGCTGTGGAGAAGGCTGTGCTTGTGACAGGGGGACCAGACCAGCAGCACACCAGTGGGGCAGAAGCTGAGGGACTGGCACCTGAGGCCTCCAGGTCCACAGATGGTGATCTGGCTCAAGTGGACACCGACCACTTCATGGTCAGGGAGTCTGTGGCCAAGGCTGTGCttgggacagagggacaagaccagcaggacagcacaggagaagctgagagcCTGGCACCTGTCCCCTCCAGGGCCAAAGACGATGATCTGGCTCCGGTGGACGCACACCAGTTCGTTGTCAGGGAGTTTGTGGCCAGGGCTGCGCTTGTGACACGGGGATCAGGCCAGCACTCCACAGAACAGCAAGACCTCGTAGAAGACATGGgccagcaggcagagcccagcacagcctttgGCTCCTGGGTAGCACGAGAGGCTGAAGGGACTTCATCAGCTCTACGGAAACGGTTCTCCCTCTTCAGAAGGGTGTCCAGGGGCGTGCGCAGGGCTTTCCAGTTCTTCCGTAGAGCGCATCGGAGACAGGAACCCAGCTCCCCTGCCATCACCGGGGGGGTTCCTGGAGGTGGCCACCAGCCCTGA
- the LOC139805352 gene encoding uncharacterized protein isoform X8, with amino-acid sequence MEREEKARSQTTKGQPLLKKRLLVRLKEVGHRQQPAVLQGGSQGQVSPLDGDRLPELPCPNNSQAKATGRHHVHSGSLVGRATEEETACQPCRLPLLRQDVAPGHALTAQPSGAASTCSQKPRPPPAARSAPLRGGRDKAASTCCKLPHLPAAPSTSSSSTSSYKAASTCCKLPPLPAATLATGRNTASSAATSGRQEVVSSARGTWGDRGTSARVESWKPALHSPGASAPAGKGTAWHIPNEPQHKVFTGRWGCCKQPAAQQDRAIPRRAEEVWAADRERPLPDPHRRGSTGVACSTPAPASFERDAGPARCGQTARRLSERLTVRVRCQPHSRVSADHGAAADRLTIRSVHTEHLEDQERSCPAQTSAASRQRQQGGLEARQLWRQESEEQQVLLTESWRLSVRSRRTCRVSLKVCQPEARRRELLHDVTSREDMLEWMEAPGPSQQEVWARGRTFLPEESSSSSIMGTESEEQEDNYQHSTYESLEFTGVEPAASAGAGALGKEGHHLPLAPVAQQEAKAPASLAFSELDTAVEAESLAPVPSSPTQDDVALADTDHFIVGDAAEKAVLVTEGPDQQHTSGAEAEGLAPEASRSTDGDLAQVDTDHFMVRESVAKAVLGTEGQDQQDSTGEAESLAPEASRSTDGDLAQVDTDHFMVRESVAKAVLGTEGPDQQDTSGAEAEGLAPVPSSPTQDDVALADTDHFIVGDAVEKAVLVTGGPDQQHTSGAEAEGLAPEASRSTDGDLAQVDTDHFMVRESVAKAVLGTEGQDQQDSTGEAESLAPEASRSTDGDLAQVDTDHFMVRESVAKAVLGTEGPDQQDTSGAEAEGLAPVPSSPTQDDVALADTDHFIVGDAVEKAVLVTGGPDQQHTSGAEAEGLAPEASRSTDGDLAQVDTDHFMVRESVAKAVLGTEGQDQQDSTGEAESLAPEASRSTDGDLAQVDTDHFMVRESVAKAVLGTEGPDQQDTSGAEAEGLAPVPSSPTQDDVALADTDHFIVGDAVEKAVLVTGGPDQQHTSGAEAEGLAPEASRSTDGDLAQVDTDHFMVRESVAKAVLGTEGQDQQDSTGEAESLAPVPSRAKDDDLAPVDAHQFVVREFVARAALVTRGSGQHSTEQQDLVEDMGQQAEPSTAFGSWVAREAEGTSSALRKRFSLFRRVSRGVRRAFQFFRRAHRRQEPSSPAITGGVPGGGHQP; translated from the exons atggagagagaggagaaggccCGCTCCCAGACCACCAAGGGGCAACCgctcctgaagaagaggctCTTGGTGAGGCTCAAG GAGGTGGGCCACAGGCAGcaaccagcagtgctgcagggtggCAGCCAGGGCCAGGTCTCGCCCCTTGATGGGGACAGActgccagagctgccctgccccAACAACTCTCAAGCCAAGGCCACGGGGAGACACCACGTCCAC TCGGGCAGCCTGGTAGGCAGGGCGACAGAGGAGGAGACAGCTTGCCAGCCATGCCGGCTGCCTCTCCTCAGGCAGGATGTGGCACCCGGGCATGCACTCACAGCTCAGccctcaggagctgccagcacttGCTCTCAGAAGCCACGTCCCCCTCCCGCTGCACGCTCCGCACCTTTACGCGGGGGCAGAGACAAGGCTGCCAGCACCTGCTGCAAGCTGCCCCATCTGCCAGCTGCCCCCTCTACATCATCTTCTTCCACAAGCAGTTACAAGGCTGCCAGCACCTGCTGCaagctgcctcctctgccagcagcaaccCTTGCCACAGGCAGAAACACAGCCAGCAGCGCTGCAACCAGCGGCCGCCAAGAGGTTGTCTCCTCTGCCCGGGGCACATGGGGTGACCGGGGCACATCTGCCAGGGTGGAGAGCTGGAAGCCtgccctgcacagccctggagcctctgccccagctggaaaggGGACAGCCTGGCACATCCCCAATGAGCCCCAGCACAAGGTTTTCACTGGGCGATGGGGATGCtgcaagcagccagcagcacagcaggaccGGGCGATAccaagaagagcagaggaagtCTGGGCAGCTGACAGAGAACGTCCCTTGCCTGATCCCCACAGACGTGGGAGCACTGGTGTTGCCTGCAGCACCCCTGCGCCAGCTTCCTTCGAGAGGGACGCGGGACCAGCACGCTGTGGACAAACGGCACGACGTCTCTCAGAAAGGTTGACAGTGCGTGTCAGgtgccagccccacagcagggtGTCGGCTGAccatggggctgctgcagaTCGTTTGACCATCCGGTCCGTCCACACGGAGCATCTGGAGGaccaggagaggagctgcccGGCCCAGACCAGCGCAGCCAGCCGGCAGCGTCAGCAGGGTGGCCTGGAGGCCAGGCAGCTCTGGCGGCAGGAGAGCGAGGAGCAGCAGGTCCTCCTGACAGAGTCGTGGCGGCTCAGTGTCAGATCCAGGAGG aCCTGCAGAGTGAGCTTGAAGGTGTGTCAGCCAGAGGCGAGGCGCAGGGAACTCCTGCATGATGTCACCAGCAGAGAGGACATGCTGGAGTGGATGGAAGCCCCCGGACCCAGCCAGCAGGAAGTGTGGGCAAGAGGGAGGACATTCCTGCCA GAGGAATCCAGCTCATCCAGCATCATGGGCACAGAGTCTGAAGAACAGGAAGATAATTACCAGCACAGCACATACGAATCCCTGGAGTTCACAGGCGTGGAGCCGGCAGCTTCTGCAGGGGCCGGAGCTCTTGGCAAAGAGGGGCACCACTTGCCTCTGGCTCCTGTGGCACAACAGGAGGCAAAAGCACCAGCTTCTCTTGCCTTTAGTGAGCTCGACACAGCAGTGGAGGCAGAGAGCCTGGCacctgtcccctccagccccacacaAGATGATGTGGCTCTGGCAGACACCGACCACTTCATTGTTGGTGATGCTGCGGAGAAGGCTGTGCTTGTGACAGAGGGACCAGACCAGCAGCACACCAGTGGGGCAGAAGCTGAGGGACTGGCACCTGAGGCCTCCAGGTCCACAGATGGTGATCTGGCTCAAGTGGACACCGACCACTTCATGGTCAGGGAGTCTGTGGCCAAGGCTGTGCttgggacagagggacaagaccagcaggacagcacaggagaagctgagagcCTGGCAC CTGAGGCCTCCAGGTCCACAGATGGTGATCTGGCTCAAGTGGACACCGACCACTTCATGGTCAGGGAGTCTGTGGCCAAGGCTGTGCTTGGGACAGAGGGACCAGACCAGCAGGACACCAGTGGGGCAGAAGCTGAGGGACTGGCacctgtcccctccagccccacacaAGATGATGTGGCTCTGGCAGACACCGACCACTTCATTGTTGGCGATGCTGTGGAGAAGGCTGTGCTTGTGACAGGGGGACCAGACCAGCAGCACACCAGTGGGGCAGAAGCTGAGGGACTGGCACCTGAGGCCTCCAGGTCCACAGATGGTGATCTGGCTCAAGTGGACACCGACCACTTCATGGTCAGGGAGTCTGTGGCCAAGGCTGTGCttgggacagagggacaagaccagcaggacagcacaggagaagctgagagcCTGGCAC CTGAGGCCTCCAGGTCCACAGATGGTGATCTGGCTCAAGTGGACACCGACCACTTCATGGTCAGGGAGTCTGTGGCCAAGGCTGTGCTTGGGACAGAGGGACCAGACCAGCAGGACACCAGTGGGGCAGAAGCTGAGGGACTGGCacctgtcccctccagccccacacaAGATGATGTGGCTCTGGCAGACACCGACCACTTCATTGTTGGCGATGCTGTGGAGAAGGCTGTGCTTGTGACAGGGGGACCAGACCAGCAGCACACCAGTGGGGCAGAAGCTGAGGGACTGGCACCTGAGGCCTCCAGGTCCACAGATGGTGATCTGGCTCAAGTGGACACCGACCACTTCATGGTCAGGGAGTCTGTGGCCAAGGCTGTGCttgggacagagggacaagaccagcaggacagcacaggagaagctgagagcCTGGCAC CTGAGGCCTCCAGGTCCACAGATGGTGATCTGGCTCAAGTGGACACCGACCACTTCATGGTCAGGGAGTCTGTGGCCAAGGCTGTGCTTGGGACAGAGGGACCAGACCAGCAGGACACCAGTGGGGCAGAAGCTGAGGGACTGGCacctgtcccctccagccccacacaAGATGATGTGGCTCTGGCAGACACCGACCACTTCATTGTTGGCGATGCTGTGGAGAAGGCTGTGCTTGTGACAGGGGGACCAGACCAGCAGCACACCAGTGGGGCAGAAGCTGAGGGACTGGCACCTGAGGCCTCCAGGTCCACAGATGGTGATCTGGCTCAAGTGGACACCGACCACTTCATGGTCAGGGAGTCTGTGGCCAAGGCTGTGCttgggacagagggacaagaccagcaggacagcacaggagaagctgagagcCTGGCACCTGTCCCCTCCAGGGCCAAAGACGATGATCTGGCTCCGGTGGACGCACACCAGTTCGTTGTCAGGGAGTTTGTGGCCAGGGCTGCGCTTGTGACACGGGGATCAGGCCAGCACTCCACAGAACAGCAAGACCTCGTAGAAGACATGGgccagcaggcagagcccagcacagcctttgGCTCCTGGGTAGCACGAGAGGCTGAAGGGACTTCATCAGCTCTACGGAAACGGTTCTCCCTCTTCAGAAGGGTGTCCAGGGGCGTGCGCAGGGCTTTCCAGTTCTTCCGTAGAGCGCATCGGAGACAGGAACCCAGCTCCCCTGCCATCACCGGGGGGGTTCCTGGAGGTGGCCACCAGCCCTGA